The Xenopus laevis strain J_2021 chromosome 4L, Xenopus_laevis_v10.1, whole genome shotgun sequence genomic sequence GCTACGTTAAGGCATAGTCATAATGTATTTGTCTaagatacagtgtatatatatatatatgtacatacaggtattagatctgttatccggaaacccattatccagaaagctcagaattatggcaaATAGACACAATTTAAATTAGATAATTCAAAATGTTCCCATTCCAAACATATTTCCAAACATATTTCCTATAATAACAAATCAGTACCTTaattaaaaatcctattgggtttatttaatgcttaaattattttttgcagacttaaaaTATTAAGGAAAgttcccttattcagaaagccccaggtcccaagcattacctgtatatgttttttctGTGAACATTATTTCCTATTCTGATCTCAAGATAggattaggtttgccaccttttctggaaaataatacaggccttcctatatatttatcttttttccctataataacattgggatcaaccatcatttggccaccggccaggtggcaaccctagataggATACTTATGATTTCTATGTCCTTGCTAAgttgctatatacagtacatacttctTGTAACATGCTAATTCACTCATGGCTTGTTCTATTGCATTGCTGGCATATGATTTGCCTGAGCTAGTTATCATATAACAGTTCTGTTTAAATTATAGCCCCATGAAATGCTGCAGCTGCCATTGCCGGCATTTAGGTGCCACACAATATTCAGCAGCGATGATGTGCTTTTGCTTCTGACTCCATTTTAACCCTTTCCTAAATATATCACTGCTATGGATAAGCAGGATGAGAGAAGTCACCTAATTCCATGGATAGAGGAGGAAGTCACCCAGTTTCAGCATTTTTTAAGTGCACAGATAAGAACTTATCttataatattttctgaaaaaaactcagaccaaattcACACAGGTTTcttcagcttgtttattaatacactttttagaggaaaaaatcatgaaaaatacaaatttccaCCAAAAAACtctggattattgcacgaaacccagtgcagatcaaaaaatctttgggacttctcccattgacttatatgcaacctcggcaggtctaagatgccggattgcgactttttccatgctcggggcataataaatttgtgattttttttttttgctaaaaattcagattttatactaaaaaaatacaaatttttcggcTTTTTGCCAttcggagttaagtaaataaccccctgaataatAACAGTGATTAGTCTTTTAATATGCCAGGACTGACTGATAACATGGAGCTAAGTTGCCATGCCTGCAAGGGGTTAAGGACACAGCCTGAAACTTTAGATGCCTATGGCTACCATGAAAGAAATACCTCTCCTGTTCTATTTTAGCGCAGGTCTCCCCACGCTCCAGATGCAGTACATGTGTGGGGACACTGTAACCTTGCTGAACTCTCTGCAGCCTGCAACGGCATCATTTGCGCTTCCTCTTGGGTCAGCTCTATGGATTGCTATTCATTTCTGGCCATCGATGCAGAATATTATTTCATGCACTTCTGTCCCTGAAATGGCTGATTGAAGGTTATTGAGGTTACTGAGGCACATGGAAAGAGAAAACAGAGAGGATTCCTTTTGTTATCCAAGATAAAATGTGTCCATGTATTAGACTGCACAAGACGTTCTGCACATCTAACCCATATCCATATAAAATGTACAGTCCTTTGGAAAAGCAGGAGTCAGGTTTGTGACCCTATTGGGAGCTGGGCATATACTGGGAGTAGAATATGTATTTTATCATCCACCTGAACATGTAAAAAAATACTTCTACATCACAGCAACAATCAGTCAGGTATAAAAGCAAACTCACATTTAAATCCAAAACACTAAATCTAGAAGGACAACAGAATGTATCTGCCCGACATAGTGTTCTGTAGCTTCTGCACCCAAGACGGACTATTTGTTGACAATAGATTGAGTGCATCCGTTTGTGTAACAATGCTGTGGGGGGAATGCATCAGCACAAAGAGAAAGCACAGTCTAATGCACTTGAGAAGAAAGAGCTCAGCAACTTGTCAGAGCATCTGATACCAGGCATAGTCAATGTGACTCCCAGGCAGGCTGCATGCCAAACTGTCAGGGTTTCGCTCAGTGCAAAAGCCCCTGACAGACTAGTATGTAACATGCCTTGCAGACACAACACACATCTCACGCTAGCAGCTGTGCCTGGACTCTTCTGCTTCAGCAAAAAGGGCCGTCTCAGAATAGCTGCTGACGTCACATAGGTGTCAACTGGCAACCACTGTGACTATGAACGATGTGTCCCCTTCTGTGTCTGCGCCAGCTATTTAACTGCCTGCATTCACTTTCAAGTTCAAAGTATCTAAGCGGTGGCACTTTCACAGCCAGACAGAGAAAGAAGGCTGTCAATGAGATCTGCAGAGTGAGGGCAATGGGAGACTTGTAGTAAAGGGGGATAACAGTCATAGACATTGGAGGAGGTATGAATATTGCCTGACATGACAGCAGTTTTCCTATCACTGTTTGTCAAATGGGGCTGTTTAAACAGGGCTGGTCCTTGTTCAGACAGTTACCCTTATAGTCAATTACATCTTTGCTTGCTGAAGACCTCCCAAATTCATGGATAATAAACAAAATCCATGTCCTTGGTTTTTTTGCTatggtcagatttttttacttcttattatGAATTTCGGGCTGCTGGCGGGACAAGTCCAATGTTGCACAGAGGAATGTCACTGTGAGCACTTAATAGTGAACTGCACGGACAAGCAGATGGAAGAGTTTCCCACGGCAATCCCAATGGACACCAGGCAGCTGGTTCTAACTCGCAATAATCTCACCTATCTTCCTTCTGTGGAGCTAAACCTCTTGATTGACCTGGTGTACTTGGACTGTAGCCGCAATATGCTGGGAGATTCTCTGGAGGCTACGTTCATTGCTTTGCCCTTGGTTTACCTGGACCTGAGTCACAACAACATCTCTAAAATAACTGCAAGTACTTTTTATCTTCTCAACAACCTCGTAGTTCTAAAGCTTTCAGACAACCCCAACCTGCAAGAGATTGAGAAGGACTCTTTTGCCAACAATACAGGGCTACGTCACCTGGACCTCAGCGGAACAGCCCTGACGTATCTGGATGTGAGTACAGTGAGCTCACTGCCAAGTCTACGAACACTAGGCCTCAGCTTTAGTCCTTGGGACTGTTACTGCCCTCTAAAAGA encodes the following:
- the lrrc52.L gene encoding leucine-rich repeat-containing protein 52; translation: MDNKQNPCPWFFCYGQIFLLLIMNFGLLAGQVQCCTEECHCEHLIVNCTDKQMEEFPTAIPMDTRQLVLTRNNLTYLPSVELNLLIDLVYLDCSRNMLGDSLEATFIALPLVYLDLSHNNISKITASTFYLLNNLVVLKLSDNPNLQEIEKDSFANNTGLRHLDLSGTALTYLDVSTVSSLPSLRTLGLSFSPWDCYCPLKEFLKWVMETDVYFIDAENMTCNTPIHIRGLLLKDTEPHINLMCIPSLYERDYLFLGLVGFVIFGSGIVIAWLTAVCVVIYDRLCGSTDDDEDEDEEPPPPPKPKKKEESDV